In Bacillus cytotoxicus NVH 391-98, the following are encoded in one genomic region:
- a CDS encoding tetratricopeptide repeat protein, with protein MSTGVFAHEVIMEQLHDLYQLMLSQQLIKATQLKKEIDEKIEHIKHAEEKQNQNVLLYYSLLDFKYKLLTDRLSIRKDSFDVIDSIDETNDKLTAYYYHSFKGEHALMFSDYNEASRQYEEAERLLEYISDELEHAEFNQKLAVLHHTSKMLTSIEYANKAKEIFAKHAGYEVKVASCENTLGTACIFLKQFEQAEEHLNRSIDILQKQNEEKLILVVRHNLGLLYAMQNLSPLAIRHLSEVTEKNPNHFKALFLQAREHYKLQETNIAQELIEKGLKVCDEIGNEEYVYHFNILRLLNENKPIELVEEEVKKSISYFKKQGLWEFVEEYGELLAVAFRKLHNHEKVSDYFNVCYEAKQQIISKGALK; from the coding sequence ATGAGCACAGGTGTTTTCGCGCATGAAGTAATTATGGAACAACTCCATGATTTGTACCAATTGATGTTATCGCAGCAATTAATAAAAGCGACACAATTAAAAAAAGAAATAGATGAGAAAATAGAACATATTAAGCATGCAGAAGAAAAACAAAATCAGAATGTACTATTATACTATTCTTTGCTAGATTTTAAATACAAACTACTGACTGACAGATTAAGTATTAGAAAAGACAGTTTCGATGTAATTGATTCTATTGATGAAACAAACGATAAGCTTACAGCTTATTACTATCACTCTTTCAAAGGTGAGCATGCTTTAATGTTTAGTGATTATAATGAAGCTAGCAGACAATATGAAGAAGCTGAAAGGTTATTAGAATATATTTCTGATGAGTTAGAACATGCTGAATTTAATCAAAAACTCGCTGTATTACATCACACTTCTAAAATGTTAACATCGATTGAATATGCGAATAAAGCAAAAGAAATTTTTGCAAAACATGCTGGATATGAAGTGAAAGTGGCGTCTTGTGAAAATACATTAGGAACTGCTTGTATATTTTTAAAACAATTCGAACAAGCTGAAGAACACTTGAATCGATCCATCGACATTTTACAAAAACAGAATGAGGAAAAACTAATTTTAGTAGTTAGACATAATTTAGGATTATTATATGCAATGCAAAACTTATCTCCATTAGCGATTCGTCATTTATCTGAAGTTACAGAAAAAAATCCAAATCATTTTAAAGCATTGTTCTTACAAGCACGTGAACATTATAAGCTACAAGAAACAAATATTGCGCAAGAACTGATTGAAAAAGGATTGAAAGTTTGTGATGAAATAGGAAATGAAGAGTATGTGTACCATTTCAATATTTTACGTTTATTAAATGAAAACAAACCTATTGAACTAGTAGAAGAAGAAGTGAAAAAAAGCATTTCTTATTTCAAAAAACAAGGGTTATGGGAGTTTGTTGAAGAATATGGAGAGTTGTTAGCTGTTGCGTTTCGTAAATTACATAATCATGAAAAAGTTAGTGATTACTTCAATGTATGTTACGAAGCGAAACAACAAATAATTAGTAAAGGAGCATTAAAATGA
- a CDS encoding AHH domain-containing protein: MMTEMGLRRSTKWSGYQAQHIIPAEMADNPVIKKIGMNFDDSSNGIFLRVPDDNISTMARHRGYHSVYNEVVARALNKMDINQSIDSLQKQVYDLQKNLRKLQGNGLPLYPSQGATVELWERKLKQLEIQNK, from the coding sequence ATGATGACAGAAATGGGGCTTAGACGTTCAACTAAATGGAGTGGATATCAAGCACAGCATATTATTCCTGCTGAAATGGCAGATAATCCTGTAATTAAAAAGATAGGTATGAACTTTGATGACTCATCAAATGGTATTTTTCTAAGAGTACCAGATGATAATATAAGTACAATGGCTAGACACAGAGGATATCATTCTGTTTACAATGAAGTAGTTGCAAGAGCATTAAATAAAATGGATATTAACCAAAGTATTGATAGTTTACAAAAGCAAGTATATGATTTGCAAAAAAATTTAAGAAAATTACAGGGGAATGGTTTACCATTGTACCCAAGCCAAGGTGCAACAGTAGAACTCTGGGAAAGAAAGCTAAAACAATTGGAAATACAAAATAAGTAA
- a CDS encoding alanine/glycine:cation symporter family protein, producing the protein MIETFSRFLGMTNNILWTYILLAMLIGLGLYFSFRLKFVQISHFGEMIRLVSNGFSGKTKKKGSISAFQAFCLSAAARIGIGNLAGVALAISMGGPGAVFWMWFIAIIGAATSFVECTLAQIYKVKDGSRFRGGPAYYMERGLKKRWMGVWFSLLITVTYGLIFNSVQANTVTLAFKNAFGVERYVIGIILAVLVAIIIFGGIKSIARISETIVPPMAIVYIGVAVFVVIKNYYVLPDVFSEIFKGAFGLEQAIGGGIGAAMKYGIQRGLFATEAGMGSSPNAAATSDVSHPAKQGFIQALGVFVDTFLVCTSTAFIVLCSGAYKATNLEGIELTQNALSSQIGPWASSFLAIIIFLFAFSSLLGNYYYGETNIAFIKESKLWLLIYRIAVVGMILFGSVATLQTVWNMADLFMGLMVFTNLIAITLLSKFVYATLADYIKQRKAGKDPIFRASSIPNLKNTECWEDTHLEKDRQAVS; encoded by the coding sequence ATGATAGAAACCTTTAGTAGATTTCTTGGGATGACGAATAACATTCTATGGACATATATTCTTCTTGCAATGTTAATCGGACTTGGGCTTTATTTTTCTTTTAGATTAAAATTTGTACAAATTAGCCATTTTGGCGAAATGATACGATTAGTAAGTAATGGATTTAGCGGAAAAACAAAGAAAAAAGGTAGTATATCTGCATTCCAGGCATTTTGTTTAAGTGCAGCAGCTCGCATTGGAATCGGAAACTTAGCTGGTGTGGCACTCGCGATTTCAATGGGAGGACCTGGGGCCGTATTTTGGATGTGGTTCATCGCAATTATCGGCGCAGCTACAAGCTTTGTAGAATGTACGCTTGCACAAATTTATAAAGTAAAAGACGGAAGCAGGTTTCGCGGAGGTCCTGCTTATTACATGGAAAGAGGTTTAAAGAAGCGCTGGATGGGCGTTTGGTTCTCACTCCTCATTACCGTTACTTACGGCTTAATTTTCAACTCTGTACAAGCCAATACAGTCACATTAGCATTTAAAAATGCTTTCGGTGTGGAACGTTATGTAATAGGGATTATATTAGCTGTATTAGTTGCGATTATTATTTTTGGTGGTATTAAAAGTATTGCACGTATTTCTGAAACAATCGTTCCTCCAATGGCAATCGTTTATATCGGTGTTGCCGTTTTTGTTGTCATTAAAAATTACTATGTATTGCCAGATGTTTTCTCAGAAATATTTAAAGGTGCTTTTGGTTTAGAGCAAGCGATCGGCGGTGGTATCGGGGCCGCAATGAAGTATGGGATTCAGCGCGGTTTATTCGCGACGGAAGCTGGTATGGGAAGTTCTCCAAACGCTGCCGCAACATCAGATGTGTCACACCCTGCAAAACAAGGATTTATTCAAGCACTCGGCGTTTTTGTAGATACATTCTTAGTATGTACCTCAACGGCGTTTATCGTATTGTGCTCTGGGGCATATAAAGCAACAAACTTGGAAGGTATTGAATTAACTCAAAACGCATTAAGTTCACAAATTGGTCCATGGGCAAGCAGTTTCTTAGCCATTATTATTTTCTTATTTGCTTTTAGTTCATTACTAGGCAATTACTATTATGGTGAAACAAATATTGCGTTCATTAAAGAAAGTAAACTATGGTTACTGATTTATCGTATTGCAGTTGTTGGAATGATACTATTCGGGTCCGTCGCAACACTTCAAACAGTTTGGAATATGGCTGATTTATTTATGGGACTAATGGTATTTACAAATTTAATTGCGATTACACTTCTTAGCAAGTTTGTATATGCGACTTTAGCAGACTATATAAAACAAAGAAAAGCTGGAAAAGATCCAATTTTCCGTGCAAGTTCTATCCCTAACTTAAAAAACACAGAGTGTTGGGAGGATACTCATTTAGAGAAAGACAGACAGGCGGTATCGTAA
- a CDS encoding transposase family protein, whose amino-acid sequence MIYPIPWLSPDPFLELIDVSTKDRHLRFTVKSNRISANCPSCHSISSRRHSRYTRLIQDLPITDQTVILLILHKWFCDNSCCSIKVFTERYEWVAPNGRRTLRAEKVLRKIAFSTSCLAGEKVARAIHLPISHDA is encoded by the coding sequence ATGATATACCCTATCCCTTGGTTAAGTCCAGATCCTTTTCTCGAATTGATAGATGTATCTACAAAAGACCGACATCTTCGTTTCACTGTAAAAAGTAATCGTATTTCCGCAAACTGTCCATCTTGTCATTCTATTTCTTCTCGTCGTCATAGTCGTTATACCCGCCTTATACAAGATCTTCCTATTACAGATCAAACCGTCATTCTTCTTATTTTACACAAGTGGTTTTGTGATAATTCTTGTTGTTCTATTAAGGTTTTTACAGAACGATATGAATGGGTAGCCCCCAACGGACGTCGCACACTTCGTGCAGAAAAAGTTTTACGAAAAATTGCATTTTCTACAAGTTGCTTAGCTGGAGAGAAAGTTGCTCGTGCCATCCATCTTCCAATCAGTCATGATGCATGA
- a CDS encoding recombinase family protein, translated as MEEKVVGYVRVSTEGQVREGYSLTYQVEEIERYCTENKLQLLHIYEDKGISGATVDEDGLTVEREGLQELLSDLAYQQVSHVIVLNTSRLWRSDMAKVLIQRELKKHKVDVKAIEQPNYSIYTHDPNDFLVNGMLELLDQYQRLEIALKLSRGRKKKAEQGGYAGGGVMFGYTVKKGQKVLEVDAEKAVVVRRLFELRHFFRQWSLTQLAERLNAEGYRTEKGKLFTKVQVKRMLDRENFYRGMYKYGKIQTKGQHAAIIL; from the coding sequence ATGGAAGAGAAAGTAGTTGGTTATGTACGAGTTTCAACAGAAGGACAAGTACGTGAAGGTTATAGCTTAACGTATCAAGTAGAAGAAATTGAACGGTACTGCACTGAAAATAAACTACAACTGCTTCACATATACGAAGATAAAGGAATCAGCGGAGCGACAGTAGATGAAGATGGATTAACAGTTGAACGTGAAGGATTACAAGAGCTATTGTCAGATTTGGCGTATCAACAAGTGAGCCACGTGATTGTACTAAATACATCTCGGTTATGGCGCTCTGATATGGCAAAAGTGTTAATACAACGAGAGCTAAAGAAACATAAGGTTGATGTGAAAGCGATTGAACAACCCAATTATAGTATATACACGCATGACCCAAATGATTTTTTAGTAAATGGCATGTTAGAACTACTAGATCAATATCAACGTCTCGAGATTGCATTGAAGCTGAGTAGAGGCAGAAAGAAGAAAGCGGAACAAGGTGGATATGCGGGTGGCGGTGTGATGTTTGGTTACACAGTCAAGAAAGGACAAAAAGTGTTAGAAGTAGATGCAGAAAAAGCAGTGGTTGTACGTAGACTATTTGAGTTACGACACTTTTTTAGGCAGTGGTCGCTGACTCAATTGGCAGAACGACTGAATGCAGAAGGCTATCGTACAGAGAAAGGAAAGTTGTTTACGAAAGTACAAGTGAAACGCATGTTAGATAGAGAAAATTTTTATCGTGGCATGTATAAATACGGGAAAATACAAACAAAAGGACAACATGCAGCAATTATTTTATAA
- a CDS encoding PH domain-containing protein, protein MNINELQKVDKRTIKIWNIGDTIKFLIFTAFIVVVQCILKDYKFVQKLCLVGYFANVGLYIQNIFFNYLLFKNKLYKITEENICIYKKGMINEEIRIPIFRVQHMNISQTYISRWFELYELTVYTAGDCNTIGFISKEVADDIMQQVQQFLHGKEDMNAPKIENA, encoded by the coding sequence GTGAATATTAATGAGTTGCAAAAAGTAGACAAACGTACTATAAAGATTTGGAATATAGGAGATACCATTAAGTTTCTTATATTTACCGCATTTATTGTAGTGGTACAGTGCATTTTAAAGGATTATAAATTTGTACAAAAGCTTTGTTTAGTAGGATATTTCGCAAATGTGGGGCTGTATATTCAAAATATCTTTTTTAATTATCTTCTATTTAAAAATAAGTTATATAAAATAACAGAAGAAAATATTTGCATCTATAAAAAAGGAATGATCAATGAAGAAATCCGGATTCCTATCTTTCGCGTTCAGCATATGAACATTTCTCAAACATACATATCAAGGTGGTTTGAATTATATGAATTAACAGTGTATACCGCAGGTGATTGCAACACTATTGGATTTATTTCCAAAGAAGTAGCCGATGATATTATGCAACAGGTTCAGCAGTTTCTTCACGGAAAGGAGGATATGAATGCACCAAAAATTGAGAATGCGTAA
- a CDS encoding PH domain-containing protein, protein MHQKLRMRNHPIELLYINFTKIKDHLYPLLTTLIATLGINGKWERFAYYGFAIFVSYILLKSFLIWKNNVFIFYEDILSVREGVWSKEYSDIHYTKVKSISIDRTFVKRILNVSNVNIETVGGDTIQIVVSNKKLSYIKSILNRHINEVAKETQNTNFFKLKDYILITTTNFKLFWGSILLTLTTSQQLIKYLGLGENPEKNKGQENLFSFDFTEDSIHINLSQDFKNDIQGLLLSSGTVKTILSFILVIFIIIMIAWCISIIITFFTYKNFKVQRSTFGIDISYGLIDKKEVSIAKHDIRAVEIVQPWIYRLFGYSKIHLQLIGNSSRKSKIVLIPSIQSSEVSSLFKKYLPDFSMPKCIEKVHTIAFLKPAAVKVIKIGLLMLVLWLFTNLQVKYGVLLCLYIFGMEFLKNKQKGFSFEEKQITIQTIRSGTVRKVIYLKKFIETTGVSENTLERKLNLATYEIAVFSERVNDVRKIRCATNIYKKKFLEYLEQHKEGNLVKDI, encoded by the coding sequence ATGCACCAAAAATTGAGAATGCGTAATCATCCTATCGAATTATTGTATATTAACTTTACGAAAATTAAGGATCATCTATATCCGCTACTTACAACACTTATTGCTACATTAGGGATTAATGGGAAATGGGAGAGGTTCGCTTATTACGGTTTTGCAATTTTTGTAAGCTATATCCTGTTGAAATCATTTTTGATTTGGAAAAATAATGTATTTATCTTTTATGAAGATATACTTTCTGTGAGAGAAGGGGTATGGAGTAAAGAATATAGCGATATACATTATACTAAGGTTAAATCAATCAGTATAGATCGTACGTTTGTGAAAAGAATACTAAACGTATCCAATGTTAATATAGAAACAGTTGGTGGCGACACAATTCAAATAGTTGTTTCCAATAAAAAGTTATCTTACATAAAGAGTATATTAAACCGGCATATTAACGAAGTTGCAAAAGAAACGCAAAATACAAATTTCTTTAAGCTAAAAGATTATATATTAATAACGACAACGAATTTTAAACTCTTCTGGGGTTCTATTCTACTAACCTTAACTACATCCCAACAACTAATTAAGTATTTAGGACTTGGAGAAAATCCAGAAAAAAATAAGGGACAAGAAAACTTGTTTTCCTTTGATTTTACAGAAGATAGTATACATATAAATTTAAGTCAAGACTTTAAGAATGATATTCAAGGACTCTTGCTTTCAAGCGGAACTGTTAAAACAATACTATCTTTTATTTTGGTTATTTTTATCATAATTATGATAGCTTGGTGTATATCAATAATCATTACGTTCTTTACGTATAAAAATTTCAAGGTTCAAAGAAGTACATTTGGTATTGATATTTCATATGGGTTAATTGATAAAAAAGAGGTATCTATTGCAAAACACGATATTAGAGCAGTTGAAATTGTTCAACCATGGATCTATCGTTTGTTTGGATATAGTAAAATACATTTACAACTTATTGGAAATAGCTCTAGAAAATCGAAAATTGTTCTTATCCCGTCGATTCAAAGTAGTGAAGTATCATCATTATTCAAAAAATATTTGCCTGATTTTTCAATGCCCAAATGTATAGAGAAAGTACATACTATTGCATTTTTAAAACCAGCAGCAGTTAAAGTCATAAAGATTGGATTGCTTATGCTTGTATTATGGTTATTCACAAATCTTCAAGTGAAATATGGGGTATTACTTTGCCTATACATCTTTGGAATGGAATTTCTAAAAAATAAACAGAAAGGTTTTTCTTTTGAAGAAAAACAAATTACTATTCAAACTATTAGAAGTGGTACTGTCCGTAAGGTTATTTATTTGAAAAAATTTATAGAAACTACAGGTGTATCAGAAAATACTTTAGAAAGAAAATTAAACCTGGCTACGTATGAAATAGCTGTCTTTTCGGAAAGAGTAAATGATGTTAGAAAAATCCGTTGTGCTACAAATATTTATAAGAAGAAATTTTTAGAATACCTTGAACAACATAAAGAGGGAAATTTAGTGAAAGATATTTGA
- a CDS encoding DUF4274 domain-containing protein, with amino-acid sequence MENKDISLLEELLYNTNKEDTISRIKNIDNPILLHCFAANYNWNSGFDIPNAILENKDCDLGTGLLMFHYADGYRLLESPEEVSNSPLQEWKVFILKLQNKIMNLEFKTQNISFSPELTKIQIFKLKKRNPSISDILINESPGNIIDIPKI; translated from the coding sequence ATGGAAAATAAAGATATTAGTTTGCTTGAAGAATTACTTTATAATACAAATAAAGAGGATACAATTAGCCGAATAAAGAATATAGATAATCCAATACTCCTTCATTGTTTTGCAGCAAATTATAATTGGAATAGTGGATTTGATATACCAAATGCAATTCTTGAAAACAAAGATTGTGACTTAGGAACGGGATTACTAATGTTTCATTATGCAGACGGATATCGATTATTAGAAAGTCCAGAGGAAGTTTCGAATTCTCCATTACAAGAATGGAAGGTTTTTATATTAAAACTTCAAAATAAAATTATGAATTTGGAGTTTAAAACACAAAATATATCATTTAGCCCTGAATTAACAAAAATTCAAATATTCAAGTTGAAAAAAAGGAACCCAAGTATTTCAGATATTCTTATTAATGAGTCACCAGGAAATATAATTGATATTCCTAAAATATAA